The Halarchaeum grantii genome includes a window with the following:
- a CDS encoding NADP-dependent malic enzyme, whose protein sequence is MGLDEDALEYHEREPPGKLEIATTKPTNTQRDLSLAYSPGVAAPCREIDADPEKAYRYTAKGNLVGVVSNGSAVLGLGDIGAQASKPVMEGKGVLFKRFADIDVFDIELDQNDVDAFVESVAAMEPTFGGVNLEDIKAPECFEIEQGLRERMDVPVFHDDQHGTAIISGAGLINALDVVGKDIGDVDITISGAGASAIASAKFYVSLGASKENITMCDSTGVLTEERARNGDLNEYKAEFARDVPESSLADAMTDADVFIGLSAPDIVSPEMVRSMADDPIIFAMANPDPEIGYEAAKNARDDTVIMGTGRSDHPNQVNNVLGFPFIFRGALDVRATGINEEMKVACAKALAELAREDVPDQVVKAYGDQPLQFGPEYIIPKPVDPRVLFEVAPAVAEAAIDSGVARKDIDLEAYRERLEARLGKSREMMRVVLNKAKSDPKRVALGEGDDEKMIRAASQMVEEGVAEPVLIGDADTIHATIDDLGLAFDPDIVDPEEADYDEYAERLYDLRKRKGVTESEAAELVRRDPNYLGSVMVEKGDADALLTGLTHHYPSALRPPLEVIGTAPDAEHVAGVYMLTFKNRVIFCADTTVNTDPDEEVLAEIAEHVAALARRFNVEPRVAMLSYSNFGSVETEGTQKVAAAAERLRDDPTVDFQVDGEMQADTAVVEEIVEDTYDFTELDGPANCLVFPNLEAGNIGYKLLQRLGGAEAIGPMLTGMDEPVHVIQRGDEVKDIVNLAGVAVVDAQEEDDE, encoded by the coding sequence ATGGGATTGGACGAAGACGCGCTCGAGTACCACGAGCGCGAACCCCCGGGAAAGCTGGAGATAGCGACGACGAAACCGACGAACACGCAGCGCGACCTCTCGCTGGCGTACTCGCCCGGCGTCGCCGCGCCCTGCCGCGAAATCGACGCCGACCCCGAGAAGGCCTACCGCTATACGGCGAAGGGGAACCTGGTGGGGGTGGTGTCGAACGGGTCGGCGGTGCTCGGCCTCGGCGACATCGGCGCACAGGCCTCCAAACCCGTCATGGAGGGGAAGGGCGTGCTGTTCAAGCGCTTCGCCGACATCGACGTCTTCGACATCGAACTCGACCAGAACGACGTCGACGCCTTCGTCGAGTCGGTGGCGGCGATGGAGCCGACCTTCGGCGGCGTCAACCTCGAGGACATCAAGGCCCCCGAGTGCTTCGAAATCGAGCAGGGCCTCCGCGAGCGCATGGACGTCCCCGTCTTCCACGACGACCAGCACGGCACCGCCATCATCTCCGGCGCCGGCCTCATCAACGCCCTCGATGTCGTCGGGAAGGACATCGGTGACGTCGACATCACCATCTCCGGCGCGGGCGCCTCGGCCATCGCCTCCGCGAAGTTCTACGTCTCCCTCGGCGCGTCGAAGGAGAACATCACGATGTGCGACTCCACGGGCGTCCTCACCGAGGAGCGCGCCCGGAACGGCGACCTCAACGAGTACAAGGCCGAGTTCGCCCGCGACGTCCCCGAGAGCAGCCTCGCGGACGCGATGACGGACGCGGACGTCTTCATCGGCCTCTCCGCGCCCGACATCGTCTCCCCGGAGATGGTGCGCTCGATGGCCGACGACCCCATCATCTTCGCGATGGCGAACCCGGACCCGGAGATCGGCTACGAGGCGGCGAAGAACGCCCGCGACGACACCGTCATCATGGGCACCGGGCGCTCCGACCACCCGAATCAGGTGAACAACGTGCTGGGGTTCCCGTTCATCTTCCGCGGCGCGCTCGACGTTCGCGCCACCGGCATCAACGAGGAGATGAAGGTCGCGTGCGCGAAGGCGCTCGCGGAACTCGCCCGCGAGGACGTGCCCGACCAAGTGGTGAAGGCCTACGGCGACCAACCCCTCCAGTTCGGCCCCGAGTACATCATCCCGAAGCCCGTCGACCCGCGCGTCCTCTTCGAGGTCGCGCCCGCCGTCGCCGAGGCCGCCATCGACTCCGGCGTCGCCCGGAAGGACATCGACCTTGAGGCGTACCGCGAGCGCCTCGAGGCCCGCCTCGGCAAGAGCCGGGAGATGATGCGCGTCGTCCTCAACAAGGCGAAGAGCGACCCGAAGCGCGTCGCCCTCGGCGAGGGCGACGACGAGAAGATGATTCGCGCCGCCTCACAGATGGTCGAGGAGGGCGTCGCCGAACCCGTCCTCATCGGGGACGCGGACACCATCCACGCCACCATCGACGACCTCGGCCTCGCCTTCGACCCCGACATCGTCGACCCCGAGGAGGCCGACTACGACGAGTACGCCGAGCGCCTCTACGACCTCCGCAAGCGCAAGGGCGTCACGGAGAGCGAGGCCGCCGAGCTCGTCCGCCGCGACCCGAACTACCTCGGGAGCGTCATGGTCGAGAAGGGCGACGCGGACGCCCTCCTCACCGGCCTCACCCACCACTACCCGTCGGCGCTCCGCCCGCCCCTCGAAGTCATCGGCACCGCGCCGGACGCCGAGCACGTCGCCGGCGTCTACATGCTGACGTTCAAGAACCGCGTCATCTTCTGCGCGGACACCACGGTGAACACCGACCCCGACGAGGAGGTGCTCGCCGAGATCGCCGAGCACGTCGCCGCGCTCGCCCGGCGCTTCAACGTCGAGCCGCGCGTCGCGATGCTCTCCTACTCGAACTTCGGGAGCGTCGAGACCGAGGGCACGCAGAAGGTCGCGGCGGCTGCCGAACGCCTCCGCGATGACCCGACGGTGGACTTCCAGGTGGACGGCGAGATGCAGGCCGACACCGCCGTCGTCGAGGAGATCGTCGAGGACACCTACGACTTCACGGAGCTCGACGGGCCCGCGAACTGCCTCGTCTTCCCCAACCTGGAGGCCGGGAACATCGGCTACAAGCTCCTCCAGCGTCTCGGCGGCGCCGAAGCCATCGGGCCGATGCTCACCGGGATGGACGAGCCGGTCCACGTTATCCAGCGCGGCGACGAGGTCAAGGACATCGTGAACCTCGCGGGCGTCGCCGTCGTCGACGCGCAGGAGGAGGACGACGAATGA
- a CDS encoding transporter substrate-binding domain-containing protein — MDRRSYLKALGASGAALTLAGCTSNGGGDGSTTTGSTTTGSTTSGTQQTRIVAGTAPGFQPFEMIQDGELVGFDIDLLEAVVEQADGYTLQGWEQYEFGSLIQALTTDKIDTIAAGMTITEKRKESIGFTNPYWDANQALLVREGSSFQPQSLEDLAGHKVGAQSGTTGEGLIQDLIDEGTLAESNYNAYPKYPLAVSDLENGNIDAVVIDTPVAETFVDSRDVVVSATVDTGEQYGFGVRQNDGDLESALNGGLEAVRDNGTYADLTKKWFASGGTTTTSE; from the coding sequence ATGGACAGACGGAGTTACCTCAAGGCACTCGGCGCGAGCGGCGCGGCGCTCACGCTCGCCGGCTGTACGTCGAACGGCGGTGGCGACGGCAGTACGACGACCGGGAGCACGACGACCGGAAGCACGACGTCCGGCACGCAGCAGACGCGGATCGTCGCCGGCACCGCGCCCGGCTTCCAGCCGTTCGAGATGATACAGGACGGCGAGCTCGTCGGCTTCGACATCGACCTCCTCGAGGCCGTCGTCGAGCAGGCGGACGGCTACACCCTGCAGGGCTGGGAGCAGTACGAGTTCGGCTCGCTCATCCAGGCGCTGACCACGGACAAGATCGACACCATCGCCGCCGGGATGACGATCACCGAGAAGCGCAAGGAATCCATCGGGTTCACGAACCCCTACTGGGACGCGAATCAGGCGCTCCTCGTCCGCGAAGGGTCGAGCTTCCAGCCGCAGTCGCTCGAGGACCTCGCCGGCCACAAGGTCGGCGCGCAGTCCGGGACGACCGGCGAGGGCCTCATTCAGGACCTCATCGACGAGGGGACGCTCGCGGAGTCGAACTACAACGCCTACCCGAAATACCCGCTCGCGGTCTCCGACCTCGAGAACGGCAACATCGACGCCGTCGTCATCGACACGCCGGTCGCCGAGACGTTCGTCGACAGCCGCGACGTCGTCGTCTCCGCGACCGTCGACACCGGCGAGCAGTACGGCTTCGGCGTCCGCCAGAACGACGGCGACCTCGAGTCCGCGCTCAACGGCGGCCTCGAGGCCGTCCGAGACAACGGCACGTACGCCGACCTGACCAAGAAGTGGTTCGCCTCCGGCGGTACCACGACGACGAGCGAGTAA
- a CDS encoding amino acid ABC transporter ATP-binding protein: MSETDHLLTAEDLQKSYGDERVLDGIDFTMDAQDVQVLIGPSGSGKSTLLRCVNRLTEFEGGTISLDGEDVMAMDVDELRRQVGMVFQDFNLFAHLTARENVALGPRRVLGKSKADANERALDELERVGLADQADSYPAELSGGQKQRVGIARALAMDPKLMLFDEPTSALDPELIGEVLGVMRELADEGMTMLCVTHEMGFARQVATDIMFLEDGRLVEHGDPEQLFTDPQHERTEQFLRRLTDLHGGGSES, from the coding sequence GTGAGCGAGACCGACCACCTCCTCACCGCCGAGGACCTCCAGAAGAGCTACGGCGACGAGCGCGTCCTCGACGGCATCGACTTCACGATGGACGCACAGGACGTGCAGGTGCTCATCGGCCCGAGCGGCTCGGGGAAGTCCACGCTCCTCCGGTGCGTGAACCGCCTCACCGAGTTCGAGGGCGGAACGATCAGCCTCGACGGCGAGGACGTCATGGCGATGGACGTCGACGAGCTGCGCCGGCAGGTCGGGATGGTCTTCCAGGACTTCAACCTCTTCGCGCACCTCACCGCGCGGGAGAACGTCGCGCTCGGCCCGCGTCGCGTCCTCGGGAAGTCGAAGGCGGACGCGAACGAGCGCGCGCTCGACGAGCTCGAACGCGTCGGCCTCGCCGACCAAGCCGACTCCTACCCGGCGGAGCTCTCCGGCGGGCAGAAACAGCGCGTCGGCATCGCTCGCGCGCTCGCGATGGACCCGAAGCTCATGCTCTTCGACGAGCCGACGTCCGCGCTCGACCCCGAGCTCATCGGCGAGGTCCTCGGCGTGATGCGCGAGCTCGCCGACGAGGGGATGACGATGCTCTGCGTCACCCACGAGATGGGGTTCGCCCGGCAGGTCGCGACGGACATCATGTTCCTCGAGGACGGCCGCCTCGTCGAACACGGCGACCCCGAGCAGCTGTTCACGGACCCGCAACACGAACGCACCGAGCAGTTCCTCCGCCGGCTCACCGACCTCCACGGCGGCGGGTCGGAGTCGTAG
- a CDS encoding alcohol dehydrogenase catalytic domain-containing protein, which translates to MKAAVLREYDAPLAIEDVPEPTPPEHGVVVDVEACGVCRSDWHAWKGHGEWADDAVERGQVLGHEPAGTISAVGERVTEWAVGDRVAVPFSLGDGTCEHCVTGHGNRCSDGYALGFEPSVPGAFAERVAVPHADYNLAALPDALSARDAAALGCRYATAFNGLVERASVGPGDRVAVHGCGGVGLSAVQIAAARGATVVAVDVREEPLALAADLGAAELVDASEDGGPASADAAVREVTDGGAHVSVDALGRAETCRNSARSLRRGGTHVQIGLTTDAEAGEVALPTDAMTRDELDWVGARGLSPTAYPALLRFVAGAAVDPGALVTREVSLDAVPARLAAMDDYGTAGVEVVTEF; encoded by the coding sequence ATGAAGGCCGCCGTCTTGCGCGAGTACGACGCCCCGCTCGCCATCGAGGACGTCCCCGAACCGACGCCGCCCGAGCACGGCGTCGTCGTCGACGTCGAGGCCTGCGGGGTCTGCCGGAGCGATTGGCACGCCTGGAAGGGCCACGGCGAGTGGGCGGACGACGCGGTCGAGCGCGGGCAGGTGCTCGGCCACGAACCCGCGGGCACGATCAGCGCCGTCGGTGAGCGCGTCACCGAGTGGGCGGTCGGGGACCGGGTCGCCGTCCCGTTCTCACTCGGCGACGGCACCTGCGAGCACTGCGTGACCGGGCACGGGAACCGCTGCTCCGACGGGTACGCGCTCGGCTTCGAGCCCTCGGTGCCGGGCGCGTTCGCCGAACGGGTCGCCGTCCCGCACGCCGACTACAACCTCGCCGCGCTCCCGGACGCGCTCTCCGCCCGGGACGCCGCCGCGCTCGGCTGTCGCTACGCCACCGCGTTCAACGGTCTCGTCGAGCGCGCGTCGGTCGGCCCGGGCGACCGGGTCGCCGTCCACGGCTGCGGCGGCGTCGGCCTGTCCGCCGTCCAGATCGCGGCGGCGCGCGGCGCGACCGTCGTCGCGGTCGACGTGCGCGAGGAACCGCTGGCGCTCGCCGCCGACCTCGGCGCGGCCGAACTCGTGGACGCGAGCGAAGACGGCGGACCCGCGAGTGCGGACGCGGCCGTTCGCGAGGTGACCGACGGCGGCGCGCACGTCTCCGTGGACGCCCTCGGGCGCGCGGAGACCTGTCGGAACTCCGCCCGCTCGCTCCGGCGGGGCGGCACGCACGTCCAAATCGGCCTCACGACGGACGCCGAGGCGGGCGAGGTGGCGCTCCCGACGGACGCGATGACGCGCGACGAACTCGACTGGGTGGGCGCGCGCGGCCTCAGCCCCACGGCGTATCCCGCGCTCCTCCGGTTCGTCGCCGGCGCGGCCGTCGACCCGGGCGCGCTCGTCACCCGCGAGGTGTCGCTCGACGCCGTGCCCGCCCGCCTCGCCGCGATGGACGACTACGGGACGGCGGGCGTCGAAGTCGTTACCGAGTTCTGA
- a CDS encoding DMT family transporter, with the protein MSRYRTLLLFCVLALAWGSAFVAIKAGLAFFDPVFFAALRYDVAAVLMLAYAWYATDRWRPETRADWLAVAVGAVLLIAAYHAFLFVGEDLPGVTSASAAVVVSLSPVLTTAFSRSLLPSTRLSALGVLGLLLGLVGVAVLVVPPEVFASGDLSAVVGSNALGPLLVFCAAASFALGSVLTERIDAGLPAETMEAWSMLFGALLMNAASVALGESQRIPLTVESVGALLYLSVVASALGFLLYFDLHERLGSIEINLVSYVAPVVAAVVGWLLLGESLDATTAVGFLVIFAGFCLLKRAALLAELRRVGVLD; encoded by the coding sequence GTGTCCCGATATCGGACCCTCCTGCTCTTCTGCGTGCTCGCCCTCGCGTGGGGGTCGGCGTTCGTCGCGATCAAGGCCGGCCTCGCGTTCTTCGACCCCGTCTTCTTCGCGGCGCTGCGCTACGACGTCGCCGCCGTCCTGATGCTCGCGTACGCGTGGTACGCGACCGACCGGTGGCGCCCCGAGACGCGCGCGGACTGGCTCGCGGTCGCCGTCGGTGCCGTCCTCCTCATCGCCGCCTACCACGCCTTCCTCTTCGTCGGCGAGGACCTCCCCGGCGTCACCTCCGCGTCCGCCGCCGTCGTCGTCAGCCTCAGTCCCGTGCTCACGACGGCGTTCAGTCGCTCGCTCCTCCCGAGCACGCGCCTCTCCGCGCTCGGCGTGCTCGGCCTCCTCCTCGGCCTCGTCGGCGTCGCCGTCCTCGTCGTCCCGCCCGAGGTGTTCGCGAGCGGCGACCTCTCCGCCGTCGTCGGGTCGAACGCGCTCGGCCCCCTCCTCGTCTTCTGCGCCGCCGCGTCGTTCGCGCTCGGCAGCGTCCTCACCGAACGCATCGACGCCGGCCTCCCCGCCGAGACGATGGAGGCGTGGTCGATGCTCTTCGGCGCGCTCCTCATGAACGCCGCGAGCGTCGCGCTCGGCGAATCACAGCGGATTCCGCTCACCGTCGAGAGCGTCGGCGCACTCCTCTACCTCTCCGTCGTCGCGAGCGCGCTCGGCTTCCTCCTCTACTTCGACCTACACGAGCGCCTCGGCTCCATCGAGATCAACCTCGTCTCCTACGTCGCGCCCGTCGTCGCCGCCGTCGTCGGCTGGCTCCTACTCGGCGAGTCGCTCGACGCGACGACGGCCGTCGGCTTCCTCGTCATCTTCGCCGGCTTCTGCCTGCTGAAGCGGGCGGCGCTGCT
- a CDS encoding CBS domain-containing protein, protein MGLTARELMTTDVETVAPDDEIGEVLTKLSRRDFTGFPVVEGSELVGIVTEHDLVDIFQPSDRTLYVPFGFPPFLESLTYALDLSWDELDVELDLAKNAGKPIREVMTTDVRTVTPEATLDDVLGVLADEEEDVNRIPVVEDGHLVGIVTRQDVLRAVHRERTGDAA, encoded by the coding sequence ATGGGACTCACCGCACGCGAGCTGATGACGACGGACGTCGAGACCGTCGCGCCCGACGACGAGATCGGCGAGGTGCTCACGAAGCTCTCCCGACGCGACTTCACGGGCTTCCCCGTCGTCGAGGGGAGCGAACTCGTCGGCATCGTCACCGAGCACGACCTCGTCGACATCTTCCAGCCGAGCGACCGCACGCTCTACGTCCCGTTCGGCTTCCCGCCCTTCCTCGAGAGCCTGACGTACGCCCTCGACCTCTCGTGGGACGAACTCGACGTCGAACTCGACCTCGCGAAGAACGCCGGGAAGCCGATCCGCGAGGTGATGACGACGGACGTCCGGACGGTCACGCCCGAGGCGACCCTCGACGACGTGCTCGGCGTGCTCGCCGATGAGGAGGAGGACGTCAATCGCATCCCCGTCGTCGAGGACGGGCACCTCGTCGGGATCGTCACCAGACAGGACGTCCTGCGCGCCGTCCACCGCGAGCGGACGGGCGACGCGGCGTAA
- a CDS encoding ribonuclease H yields the protein MATVGRHRLRELFDDSPTPHIAHYPHTHRRDYYVATDGSFAPDGGGLGVVVETRSGERVARLALPDAAPDNNVAEYRALHLGLDVLAHRAPADANVGVLVDHSDLAADVNLAVLAARGPDYRPLRDVTVPSGAANHWRGIRARIAGFGKLRAAELPSGENPAHALANAPEQYGHVNDEPAKCTLPDVEADEPQIPPPSRANRHAGD from the coding sequence ATGGCCACCGTGGGCCGCCACCGGCTGCGTGAGCTGTTCGACGACTCACCGACCCCGCATATCGCACACTACCCCCACACGCACCGACGCGATTACTACGTCGCGACGGACGGGTCGTTCGCCCCCGATGGGGGCGGCCTCGGTGTCGTCGTCGAGACGCGGAGCGGCGAGCGCGTCGCGCGCCTCGCGCTCCCGGACGCCGCGCCCGACAACAACGTCGCGGAGTACCGCGCGCTCCACCTCGGTCTCGACGTCCTCGCGCACCGCGCGCCGGCGGACGCGAACGTCGGCGTCCTCGTCGACCACAGCGACCTCGCGGCGGACGTCAACCTCGCCGTCCTCGCCGCGCGCGGCCCCGATTATCGCCCGCTCCGGGACGTCACCGTCCCGAGCGGCGCCGCGAACCACTGGCGCGGCATCCGCGCGCGCATCGCCGGCTTCGGGAAGCTCCGCGCCGCCGAGCTCCCGAGCGGGGAGAACCCCGCGCACGCCCTCGCGAACGCCCCCGAGCAGTACGGGCACGTCAACGACGAGCCCGCGAAGTGTACGCTCCCCGACGTCGAGGCGGACGAGCCCCAGATCCCGCCGCCGAGCCGCGCGAACCGACACGCCGGGGACTGA
- a CDS encoding amino acid ABC transporter permease, protein MTAAALPLATSDWTYVWQNLGTLLRGVWPAVQLTGAALLAGFLVGVPLGVLEVYGGRRSAWLARKAGVAVRGTPILVIMFITYFGLGLSPAFVAATAALGVRSAAYQAQVFRGALQSIDRGQMEAARAVGLSKLGAIRHVMIPQGLRRFVPGFQNEYTIVLKDTSIAFAISYTEIFYQMYNLIPQQTTATPELFVTAAAVYLVLTLVGNRVLDYVDDAFGVPGGGASQ, encoded by the coding sequence ATGACCGCCGCCGCGCTGCCGCTCGCCACGTCCGACTGGACGTACGTCTGGCAGAACCTCGGCACGCTCCTCCGGGGCGTCTGGCCCGCCGTCCAGCTCACCGGGGCCGCGCTCCTCGCGGGATTCCTCGTCGGCGTCCCGCTCGGCGTGCTCGAAGTGTACGGCGGGCGGCGGAGTGCGTGGCTCGCCCGGAAGGCCGGCGTCGCCGTTCGCGGGACGCCGATCCTCGTCATCATGTTCATCACGTACTTCGGGCTCGGGCTCTCGCCGGCGTTCGTCGCCGCGACGGCCGCGCTCGGCGTCCGGAGCGCCGCCTATCAGGCGCAGGTGTTCCGGGGCGCGCTCCAGTCCATCGACCGCGGCCAGATGGAGGCCGCGCGCGCCGTCGGCCTCTCGAAGCTCGGCGCCATCCGGCACGTGATGATCCCGCAGGGGCTCCGACGCTTCGTCCCCGGCTTCCAGAACGAGTACACGATCGTCCTCAAGGACACCAGCATCGCGTTCGCGATCAGCTACACGGAGATATTCTACCAGATGTACAACCTCATCCCGCAGCAGACGACCGCGACGCCCGAGTTGTTCGTGACGGCGGCCGCCGTCTACCTCGTGTTGACGCTGGTCGGGAACCGAGTCCTCGACTACGTGGACGACGCCTTCGGCGTCCCCGGCGGGGGTGCCTCACAGTGA
- a CDS encoding amino acid ABC transporter permease, with product MSAARERRHADLERGLTYAIGGAIWLWLCFRWLNSWLGGVVVGPTEPLVPQSFATATESLGATLGTVADGVPLVATGFDFVGWAVGMVGFASQHGPQLAVAAWLTVVLTVISTLVGLVIAVPLAAARVYGRVTKYVALVYIELIRGTPLVAQLFLLYYGAPFLSKFIREVPGVGQGIVPAQAVWIAIIGFVINSSAYQAEYIRGSVESVDPGQLTAARAVGLDKLGGIRHVVLPQALRYAIPSWTNELVYLIKYSSLATFITVPEIFTQADAIGSETFAYTNAYVLAAVFYLVLVVTASYAMSRVEAEVAIPGVGSSDAGR from the coding sequence ATGTCCGCAGCACGCGAGCGCCGTCACGCCGACCTGGAGCGCGGCCTCACGTACGCCATCGGCGGCGCGATCTGGCTCTGGCTCTGCTTCCGGTGGCTGAACTCGTGGCTCGGCGGCGTCGTCGTCGGGCCGACGGAGCCGCTGGTCCCGCAGTCGTTCGCCACGGCGACCGAGTCGCTCGGCGCGACGCTCGGCACCGTCGCGGACGGCGTCCCGCTCGTCGCGACCGGCTTCGACTTCGTCGGCTGGGCCGTCGGGATGGTCGGGTTCGCGAGCCAGCACGGTCCGCAGCTCGCCGTCGCGGCGTGGCTCACCGTCGTCCTGACGGTCATCAGCACCCTCGTCGGGCTCGTCATCGCGGTGCCGCTCGCGGCGGCGCGCGTCTACGGCCGCGTCACGAAGTACGTCGCGCTCGTCTACATCGAGCTCATTCGCGGGACGCCGCTCGTCGCACAGCTCTTCTTGCTCTACTACGGCGCGCCGTTCCTCTCGAAGTTCATCCGCGAGGTGCCGGGCGTCGGGCAGGGCATCGTCCCCGCGCAGGCCGTCTGGATCGCCATCATCGGCTTCGTCATCAACTCCTCGGCCTATCAGGCGGAGTACATCCGGGGCTCGGTGGAGAGCGTCGACCCCGGCCAACTGACGGCGGCGCGCGCCGTCGGCCTCGACAAGCTCGGCGGCATCCGCCACGTCGTCCTCCCGCAGGCGCTCCGGTACGCGATCCCGTCGTGGACGAACGAGCTCGTCTACCTCATCAAGTACAGCTCGCTCGCGACGTTCATCACCGTCCCGGAGATCTTCACGCAGGCGGACGCGATCGGCTCTGAGACGTTCGCGTACACGAACGCCTACGTCCTCGCGGCCGTCTTCTACCTCGTGCTCGTCGTCACCGCGTCCTACGCGATGTCGAGAGTGGAGGCCGAGGTCGCGATTCCGGGCGTCGGCAGCAGCGACGCCGGGCGCTAG
- a CDS encoding isopentenyl-diphosphate Delta-isomerase, whose product MSDADAGSEGEYVRTAEEVENARQDVIAVNNADEPEGLVNRLDAHTGDGVRHRAFTCVLFDEDGRVLLAQRAARKRLWDTHWDGTVASHPVEGQSQVEATEERLEEELGVTPDQYDDLEVTDRFEYKRHYLDEGVEWEVCAVLQATLHDTTLDPDEAEVGGVLWADYEDLWENPRHYRQLRFCPWFDIALRRDLTGDADPDAGGPRE is encoded by the coding sequence ATGAGCGACGCAGACGCCGGGAGCGAGGGCGAGTACGTCCGAACGGCGGAGGAAGTCGAGAACGCGCGCCAAGACGTCATCGCGGTGAACAACGCGGACGAGCCCGAGGGGCTGGTCAATCGCCTCGACGCCCACACGGGCGACGGCGTCCGCCACCGGGCGTTCACCTGCGTGCTCTTCGACGAGGACGGGCGCGTCCTCCTCGCGCAGCGCGCCGCGCGCAAGCGCCTCTGGGACACCCACTGGGACGGCACCGTCGCCTCCCACCCCGTCGAGGGCCAGTCGCAGGTCGAGGCGACGGAGGAGCGCCTCGAGGAGGAGCTCGGCGTGACGCCCGACCAGTACGACGACCTCGAGGTCACCGACCGCTTCGAGTACAAGCGCCACTACCTCGACGAGGGCGTCGAGTGGGAGGTCTGCGCGGTCCTGCAGGCGACGCTCCACGACACGACGCTCGACCCGGACGAGGCCGAGGTCGGCGGCGTGCTCTGGGCGGACTACGAGGACCTCTGGGAGAACCCGCGCCACTACCGCCAGCTGCGCTTCTGCCCGTGGTTCGACATCGCGCTTCGCCGCGACCTCACGGGCGACGCGGACCCGGACGCCGGCGGCCCTCGGGAGTGA
- a CDS encoding VOC family protein: MSDDTGADATFLHTCLNVADAERAVAWYTEQLGFEASWGFEAGDTTNRYVADEAGVELQFSETAGVTPDESGDRWDHLAVKVDDVDAAFDDIDHHGVVQEPENNDTAGARTAFVEDPDGHVIELVGPLAEE; this comes from the coding sequence ATGAGCGACGACACCGGTGCCGACGCCACCTTCCTCCACACCTGCCTGAACGTCGCGGACGCCGAGCGCGCGGTCGCGTGGTACACCGAGCAACTCGGTTTCGAGGCGTCGTGGGGCTTCGAGGCCGGCGACACGACGAACCGCTACGTCGCCGACGAGGCCGGCGTCGAACTCCAGTTCTCCGAGACGGCGGGCGTCACGCCCGACGAGTCCGGTGACCGCTGGGACCACCTCGCCGTGAAGGTCGACGACGTCGACGCCGCCTTCGACGACATCGACCACCACGGCGTCGTTCAGGAACCCGAGAACAACGACACAGCGGGCGCGCGCACTGCGTTCGTCGAAGACCCGGACGGCCACGTCATCGAACTCGTCGGCCCGCTCGCCGAGGAGTAA